A single region of the Neotabrizicola shimadae genome encodes:
- a CDS encoding AMP-binding protein — translation MGWLADETGLEKCAANHVPLTPLSLLRRAADIHANRTAVVWKSTRRTYDEYAARVSCLASALGARGVQPGDVVATLLPNIPAQAEAHFGVPACGAVLNTINTRLDVDTVAYIFGHAGAKLVICDSALIPLAEAAIAAMEGPAPQIVEVVDEGFTASGRYLTYEDLLAEGHPGAAWKMPEDEWESIAINYTSGTTGRPKGVVYHHRGAYLSTMANAIAWRMTLFPVYLTIVPLFHCNGWCHAWMLPMLGGTLVCCRDITAKAIYDAIADEGVTHFGGAPIVLNTIVNAKEEDRRPFRQIVEVFTAGAPPPAATLAAFEPLGFNVTQVYGLTETYGPATECLWQPEWEASFGPERAELKARTGVAMAMLEDAEVQDSRGHPVPRDAHHLGEIAMRGNMVMKGYYKNPTATAEAFRGGWFHSGDIAFQHPDGYIKITDRAKDIIISGGENVSSVEVEDVLMKHPAVLLCAVVAKPDEKWGEVPCAFVELKPSAKVTESELIAHCRSRLAGFKTPKLVVFQELPKTSTGKIQKFELRAVAKLIGS, via the coding sequence ATGGGTTGGCTGGCAGACGAAACGGGACTGGAAAAATGCGCGGCCAACCATGTGCCGCTGACGCCCCTTTCTCTCCTTCGTCGCGCGGCCGACATCCACGCCAACCGTACCGCAGTGGTCTGGAAGTCGACCCGCAGGACCTATGACGAATACGCCGCCCGCGTCTCGTGCCTAGCCTCGGCCCTTGGCGCGCGCGGCGTGCAGCCGGGCGATGTCGTCGCCACGCTCTTGCCCAACATCCCCGCCCAGGCCGAGGCGCATTTCGGTGTACCCGCCTGCGGCGCCGTGCTGAACACCATCAACACCCGGCTCGACGTGGACACTGTGGCTTATATCTTCGGCCATGCCGGGGCAAAGCTGGTGATCTGCGATAGTGCCCTGATCCCGCTGGCCGAGGCCGCCATCGCCGCGATGGAGGGGCCAGCGCCACAGATCGTGGAGGTGGTGGACGAGGGCTTCACCGCGAGCGGCCGCTACCTGACCTATGAGGACCTGCTGGCCGAGGGACATCCCGGCGCCGCCTGGAAGATGCCCGAGGACGAGTGGGAATCCATCGCCATCAACTACACGTCGGGCACGACCGGCCGACCGAAGGGCGTGGTCTACCACCACCGCGGTGCCTACCTCTCCACCATGGCCAACGCCATCGCCTGGCGGATGACGCTGTTCCCGGTCTACCTCACGATTGTGCCGCTGTTCCACTGCAACGGCTGGTGCCACGCCTGGATGCTGCCGATGCTGGGTGGCACGCTGGTCTGCTGCCGAGACATCACTGCCAAGGCGATCTACGACGCCATTGCCGACGAAGGCGTCACCCATTTCGGCGGCGCACCCATCGTGTTGAACACCATCGTCAACGCGAAGGAAGAGGACCGGCGCCCGTTCCGTCAGATCGTCGAAGTCTTTACCGCCGGGGCGCCACCGCCCGCGGCGACGCTGGCCGCCTTTGAACCGCTTGGATTCAACGTCACCCAGGTCTATGGCTTGACCGAGACCTACGGCCCCGCGACCGAATGCCTTTGGCAACCCGAATGGGAAGCAAGTTTCGGGCCCGAACGAGCCGAACTCAAGGCGCGCACCGGTGTGGCCATGGCCATGCTGGAAGATGCCGAAGTGCAAGACAGCCGAGGGCATCCCGTTCCGCGCGACGCGCATCACCTGGGCGAGATCGCAATGCGTGGCAACATGGTGATGAAGGGCTACTACAAGAACCCCACAGCCACCGCCGAAGCCTTCAGGGGCGGCTGGTTCCATTCCGGCGACATCGCCTTCCAGCACCCTGACGGGTACATCAAGATCACCGACCGGGCGAAGGACATCATCATCTCGGGCGGCGAGAATGTGTCATCGGTCGAGGTTGAGGACGTGCTGATGAAGCACCCTGCCGTGCTGTTGTGTGCAGTCGTCGCCAAGCCGGACGAAAAGTGGGGCGAGGTGCCCTGCGCCTTTGTGGAGTTGAAGCCGTCGGCCAAAGTGACGGAGTCGGAGCTTATCGCGCATTGCCGCAGCAGACTCGCCGGGTTCAAGACGCCGAAGCTGGTGGTGTTCCAGGAATTGCCCAAGACTTCGACGGGCAAGATCCAGAAATTCGAGCTTCGGGCGGTTGCCAAGCTGATCGGGTCGTGA
- a CDS encoding SPOR domain-containing protein, which produces MLRDLLSVALCVTLAATSAVSAQTLAQIGGPKEVPPASFKGDQFVDSRGCIFMRAGVGGTTNWIPRVGANRKVMCGYPPTFGAREPVPVAPDVAVASAPQAPAAAAAAPAVVAGATPGCPANAPYGRQETRADGSEVLKCSTRKAASAAPAPVAVASAPAPAAKPAPAAPVVLADATPGCPPNAPYGRLETRADGRDVLKCFSRKSSAAAPAPVVVASAPPPAPAARPAPAVVPVAAPAAAALPAQSVPARVISTGGPGPGQVACPASMPVLMRVKLTTGGTALLCTPGSQPIVYAAAPTYPPGAGLAPSISPRQGASTAGTTARAAAPRAPAAGTQVATADAMPPLPPGYKRAWTDDRLNPNRGKGTAEGWAQQDQVWTRTVPAEPVVQTKPYVPPPAGAVTVSSRSAKAVAPQVTVSTRSIPEAAAPVVAGPRYVQIGTFGVPANASGAAEKLSSLGLPVATSKTTRNGKSLQIVLAGPFASTAEAQRALSVARGAGFGDAYLR; this is translated from the coding sequence ATGCTTCGGGATCTGTTGTCCGTCGCGCTTTGCGTGACACTTGCCGCAACTTCAGCGGTATCTGCCCAGACGCTGGCACAGATCGGCGGCCCCAAGGAAGTGCCCCCTGCCAGTTTCAAGGGCGATCAATTCGTTGACAGCCGCGGCTGCATCTTCATGCGGGCGGGTGTCGGCGGGACGACCAACTGGATCCCTCGGGTCGGGGCGAACCGCAAGGTGATGTGCGGCTACCCGCCCACCTTCGGCGCGCGTGAACCCGTGCCGGTGGCGCCCGACGTTGCCGTCGCTTCGGCGCCGCAAGCGCCTGCCGCTGCCGCAGCGGCGCCCGCCGTGGTTGCCGGCGCCACGCCGGGTTGCCCTGCCAATGCCCCTTACGGTCGGCAGGAAACCCGCGCCGACGGCAGCGAAGTGCTGAAATGCTCCACGCGCAAGGCAGCGTCGGCAGCACCCGCGCCGGTTGCGGTTGCCAGCGCCCCGGCCCCCGCTGCAAAGCCTGCACCTGCTGCGCCCGTGGTCCTGGCCGACGCCACGCCGGGCTGTCCGCCCAATGCGCCCTATGGACGGTTGGAAACCCGGGCAGATGGGCGTGACGTGCTGAAGTGTTTCTCGCGCAAGTCTTCCGCCGCTGCGCCCGCCCCGGTCGTCGTGGCTAGCGCACCTCCCCCCGCCCCGGCGGCAAGGCCGGCGCCAGCTGTCGTGCCGGTGGCCGCGCCGGCTGCAGCCGCCCTTCCGGCACAAAGCGTGCCGGCACGCGTCATATCCACGGGCGGGCCTGGACCGGGCCAGGTGGCCTGCCCGGCTTCCATGCCTGTTCTGATGAGGGTCAAGCTGACCACCGGTGGGACGGCTCTGCTGTGTACACCCGGATCGCAGCCCATCGTCTACGCCGCTGCGCCGACCTATCCGCCTGGCGCAGGACTGGCGCCGTCGATCTCGCCCCGTCAGGGCGCAAGCACCGCGGGCACAACCGCAAGGGCTGCTGCACCGCGCGCGCCAGCCGCCGGAACGCAGGTCGCGACGGCCGATGCCATGCCCCCGCTTCCGCCGGGTTACAAGCGCGCTTGGACGGATGACCGGTTGAACCCCAATCGTGGCAAGGGCACCGCCGAAGGCTGGGCGCAGCAAGATCAGGTCTGGACCCGCACGGTGCCGGCCGAGCCTGTGGTGCAGACCAAGCCATATGTTCCGCCGCCCGCTGGTGCCGTGACCGTTTCGTCGCGGTCTGCCAAAGCTGTGGCGCCGCAGGTCACGGTGTCGACCCGGTCCATACCCGAAGCCGCCGCGCCGGTCGTTGCCGGCCCGCGCTATGTGCAGATCGGCACCTTCGGAGTGCCGGCCAATGCGTCGGGCGCGGCAGAAAAGCTCTCTTCCCTCGGCCTGCCGGTTGCGACCTCGAAAACCACCCGCAACGGCAAGTCGCTTCAGATCGTGCTGGCCGGTCCCTTCGCCAGCACAGCCGAGGCGCAGCGTGCGCTTTCGGTCGCGCGCGGTGCAGGCTTCGGCGACGCCTACCTCCGTTAG
- the upp gene encoding uracil phosphoribosyltransferase, protein MREHLTVVSHPLVQHKLTLMRDKSTSTASFRRLLREISLLLAYEVTRELDMTTIRIETPLCEMDAPTIEGKKLTLVSILRAGNGLLDGILELIPAARVGFVGLYRDPATLQPVQYYCKLPTQMEDRLAIVVDPMLATGNSSAAAVDLLKQSGARNIRFLCLLAAPEGVQRMKEAHPDVPIITAAVDSHLNDHGYIVPGLGDAGDRMFGTK, encoded by the coding sequence ATGCGTGAACACCTGACCGTCGTTTCCCATCCGCTGGTGCAGCACAAGCTGACGCTGATGCGAGACAAATCGACGTCCACTGCCAGCTTCCGGCGCCTCTTGCGCGAGATCAGCCTGCTTCTGGCGTACGAAGTCACGCGCGAGCTTGACATGACCACCATTCGCATCGAAACGCCGCTGTGCGAGATGGACGCCCCCACCATCGAGGGCAAGAAGCTGACGCTGGTGTCGATCCTGCGGGCGGGCAACGGCCTGCTGGATGGCATCCTGGAACTGATCCCGGCGGCACGCGTCGGCTTCGTAGGGCTCTACCGCGATCCGGCCACGCTTCAGCCGGTTCAGTACTACTGCAAGCTGCCGACGCAGATGGAGGACCGGCTCGCCATAGTTGTCGATCCCATGCTGGCCACCGGCAATTCATCGGCGGCAGCCGTTGATCTTCTGAAACAATCCGGAGCGCGCAACATCCGCTTTCTTTGCCTGCTGGCGGCGCCCGAGGGGGTTCAAAGGATGAAAGAGGCGCATCCTGACGTTCCGATCATCACAGCAGCTGTGGACAGCCATCTCAATGATCATGGATATATTGTCCCTGGCCTAGGGGATGCGGGTGACCGCATGTTCGGCACTAAATAG
- a CDS encoding adenosine deaminase, with protein MKSMPKIELHLHLEGAAPPAFIRGLAQEKHMDLSGLFNPDGSYRFTDFWDFLKVYEAATSTLQTPEDYRRLTLAVLEESAANGVVYSETFLSPDFCGGRDVGAWKEYLHAIRDAADQAERQMGITLRGIITCIRHFGPDKARETAVCAAETAGDWITGFGIAGDEKVLQPKDFLWAFDCAREAGLRITAHAGEWGGPESVRAALHDLNPERIGHGVRAIEDLALVDELAERGTVLEVCPGSNVALGIWPTFRAHPIGKLFDRGVKVTVSTDDPPFFHTTMAREYDMLSDAFDWDDSVFATLNRTALDAAFCDTDTRSKIAKRLEAANA; from the coding sequence ATGAAATCAATGCCGAAGATCGAACTCCACCTTCATCTCGAAGGCGCAGCGCCGCCCGCCTTCATCCGCGGCCTGGCGCAGGAAAAGCACATGGATCTGTCGGGCTTGTTCAACCCCGACGGAAGCTATCGCTTCACCGATTTCTGGGATTTCCTGAAGGTCTACGAGGCGGCGACCTCGACCCTGCAGACGCCCGAGGACTACAGGCGGTTGACCCTTGCCGTGCTGGAAGAAAGCGCCGCCAATGGCGTAGTCTACTCCGAAACCTTCCTGTCGCCCGACTTCTGCGGCGGGCGGGATGTGGGCGCGTGGAAGGAATACCTGCACGCCATCCGGGATGCCGCCGACCAGGCCGAGCGCCAGATGGGCATCACCTTGCGGGGCATCATCACCTGCATCCGGCATTTCGGCCCTGACAAGGCGCGCGAAACTGCGGTCTGCGCGGCAGAGACGGCGGGGGACTGGATCACCGGCTTTGGTATCGCTGGCGACGAGAAGGTGTTGCAGCCAAAGGATTTCCTCTGGGCTTTCGACTGCGCACGCGAGGCGGGGTTGCGCATCACTGCCCATGCCGGCGAATGGGGCGGGCCCGAAAGCGTGCGCGCCGCACTGCATGACCTGAACCCGGAACGCATCGGTCATGGCGTGCGGGCCATCGAGGACCTCGCCTTGGTCGACGAACTGGCTGAACGCGGCACGGTGCTGGAGGTCTGCCCCGGTTCCAACGTGGCGCTCGGCATCTGGCCCACCTTCCGCGCCCATCCCATCGGCAAGCTGTTCGATCGCGGGGTGAAAGTCACCGTCTCGACCGATGACCCGCCCTTCTTCCACACCACCATGGCGCGCGAGTACGACATGCTGTCGGATGCCTTCGACTGGGATGACAGCGTCTTCGCGACGCTGAACCGCACGGCGCTTGACGCGGCCTTCTGCGATACCGATACCCGGTCGAAGATCGCGAAAAGACTGGAGGCTGCAAATGCGTGA
- a CDS encoding phosphopentomutase, translating to MSRAFLIVMDSVGCGGAPDAAAFGDEGANTLAHIAVACAEGRAEEGRSGPLHLPNLDALGLGAAVRLATGLKTPGLGAEPRGRWGAASEVSKGKDTPSGHWELAGVPVPWDWAYFPDRVPAFPEGLVAEVCAHAGTGGILGNCHASGTEIIERLGAEHLRTGWPICYTSADSVFQIAAHEEVFGLDRLIKLCQDLAPTLHSMKIGRVIARPFVGAPGAFARTANRRDFAIAPPAPTLLDWAQGAGRSTHAIGKIGDIFSHRGIGKLHKGKSDAELFDHLMRLADEAEAGSLTFANFVEFDSLYGHRRDVSGYARALEWFDRRTGDFLARLRPGDLALFTADHGNDPTWTGTDHTRERVPVLCAGVGAGSIGLVGFTDVAASVAAHLEIPSEGPGKSFL from the coding sequence ATGAGCCGCGCCTTCCTGATCGTGATGGATTCCGTGGGATGCGGCGGTGCTCCGGATGCCGCTGCGTTCGGCGATGAAGGTGCAAACACGCTCGCCCATATCGCAGTGGCCTGCGCCGAGGGGCGGGCCGAGGAGGGGCGGAGCGGCCCACTTCACTTGCCCAACCTCGATGCGCTCGGTCTCGGGGCGGCTGTCCGGCTGGCCACTGGATTGAAGACCCCAGGTTTGGGGGCAGAGCCGAGGGGCCGTTGGGGTGCAGCGAGCGAGGTGTCCAAGGGCAAGGACACGCCTTCGGGCCATTGGGAACTGGCTGGCGTGCCGGTGCCCTGGGACTGGGCCTATTTTCCCGATCGGGTTCCTGCCTTTCCGGAAGGCCTGGTTGCCGAGGTGTGCGCCCATGCTGGAACCGGCGGCATCCTTGGCAATTGCCATGCCTCTGGCACAGAGATCATCGAACGACTGGGGGCCGAGCATCTGCGAACCGGCTGGCCGATCTGCTATACTTCCGCTGACTCGGTGTTCCAGATCGCGGCGCATGAGGAGGTGTTCGGGCTGGATCGGCTGATCAAGCTTTGCCAGGATCTGGCCCCAACCCTGCACTCCATGAAGATCGGGCGCGTCATCGCCCGGCCCTTTGTCGGCGCGCCCGGAGCTTTCGCCCGCACCGCCAACCGTCGCGACTTTGCCATTGCCCCGCCGGCACCCACGCTCCTGGATTGGGCTCAGGGGGCGGGGCGCTCCACCCATGCCATCGGAAAGATCGGCGACATCTTCTCGCACCGGGGCATTGGCAAGCTGCACAAGGGCAAGTCGGATGCGGAGCTTTTCGACCATCTGATGCGGCTGGCAGACGAGGCGGAGGCCGGTTCGCTGACCTTTGCGAACTTCGTGGAATTCGACAGCCTGTACGGCCACCGCCGCGATGTATCTGGCTATGCCCGCGCGTTGGAATGGTTCGACCGGCGCACCGGCGACTTCCTCGCGCGGCTACGCCCCGGTGACCTCGCGCTGTTCACCGCCGACCACGGCAACGATCCAACCTGGACAGGCACGGACCATACGCGGGAACGGGTGCCGGTGCTGTGTGCTGGAGTAGGTGCGGGGTCGATCGGCCTCGTGGGTTTCACCGATGTCGCAGCCTCGGTCGCGGCTCACCTGGAGATTCCGTCCGAAGGCCCGGGCAAGTCCTTCCTCTAG
- a CDS encoding thymidine phosphorylase, producing the protein MDARSIVMKVRDGTTPSADELRWFAAGLASGDVTDAQAGAFAMAVLLKGLGEAGRVALTSAMRDSGRVMAWDLPGPVVDKHSTGGIGDCVSLLLAPALAACGAYVPMISGRGLGHTGGTLDKLEAIPGFRTGLGEDQFRAQMDRVHCAIVAASADLAPADRRLYGIRDISGTVESIDLITASILSKKLAAGLEALVLDVKVGSGAFMKTMEDARALAQSLVSTAQGAGCMTVALITDMSQPLATAAGNALEVIEVMETLSGTSVNAALWDITCALGGEALALGGLAADPQDGAGRIAQALESGAAAEHFGRMVTAQGGPADFVDRWPDRLPSAPVMREVPSPANGWVAAIDGFALGQAVVHLGGGRLRDGDRINPSVGLSDLAGIGEEASREVPLAMVHAATEAEAEAAVAAVQTAYRIAQDLPDEPPLIHARIA; encoded by the coding sequence ATGGACGCGCGATCCATCGTGATGAAGGTGCGCGACGGAACCACCCCGTCGGCGGACGAGTTGCGATGGTTTGCCGCCGGGCTTGCCTCGGGCGATGTCACGGATGCGCAGGCCGGCGCCTTCGCGATGGCCGTGCTGCTCAAGGGGCTTGGAGAGGCTGGCCGCGTGGCCTTGACCTCTGCCATGCGGGATTCCGGCCGGGTCATGGCGTGGGATCTGCCCGGCCCGGTGGTGGACAAGCATTCCACAGGCGGCATCGGCGACTGCGTGTCCCTGCTTCTTGCCCCGGCCCTTGCCGCCTGCGGCGCCTATGTGCCGATGATCTCGGGCCGCGGTCTCGGCCATACCGGCGGCACGCTGGACAAACTGGAGGCGATCCCCGGCTTCCGCACGGGGCTTGGCGAGGACCAGTTCCGCGCCCAGATGGACCGTGTTCACTGCGCCATCGTGGCGGCCTCGGCCGACCTGGCCCCTGCCGACCGTCGGCTCTACGGGATCCGCGACATCTCGGGCACGGTGGAATCCATCGACCTGATCACCGCTTCCATCCTGTCAAAGAAGTTGGCGGCAGGACTGGAGGCTTTGGTTCTGGATGTGAAGGTCGGTTCCGGGGCCTTCATGAAGACGATGGAGGATGCACGGGCACTGGCGCAATCGCTGGTCTCGACCGCGCAGGGTGCCGGCTGTATGACCGTTGCCCTTATCACCGACATGAGCCAGCCCCTGGCCACCGCAGCCGGCAATGCGCTGGAAGTAATCGAGGTGATGGAGACGCTGTCGGGCACGTCGGTCAACGCCGCGCTGTGGGACATCACCTGCGCGCTCGGCGGCGAGGCTCTGGCACTCGGCGGGTTGGCGGCAGACCCGCAGGACGGGGCAGGGCGCATTGCGCAGGCGCTGGAATCCGGCGCGGCAGCGGAACACTTCGGCCGGATGGTGACGGCTCAAGGCGGTCCCGCCGACTTTGTGGACCGCTGGCCCGACCGCCTGCCCTCTGCCCCGGTCATGCGCGAGGTTCCCAGCCCGGCGAACGGCTGGGTGGCCGCCATCGACGGCTTCGCGCTTGGCCAGGCGGTGGTGCATCTGGGGGGCGGGCGGCTGCGTGACGGCGACCGGATCAACCCCTCCGTCGGTCTTTCGGATCTTGCCGGCATCGGTGAGGAAGCCAGCCGCGAGGTCCCGCTTGCCATGGTCCACGCCGCGACCGAGGCCGAAGCCGAGGCTGCAGTGGCCGCGGTTCAGACAGCCTATCGCATCGCCCAGGACCTTCCCGACGAGCCCCCCCTCATCCACGCGAGGATCGCATGA
- a CDS encoding cytidine deaminase translates to MSLLDAATQVRLNAWVPYSRFKVGAAIRATSGKVYVGCNVENVAYPEGTCAEAGAIAAMVAGGDTRIAEIWVIADSPEPVPCCGGCRQKIAEFADADVKVTLCTTDGKQKVMTVAEILPGVFTAAHMDRA, encoded by the coding sequence ATGTCCCTGCTTGACGCCGCCACCCAGGTTCGCCTGAACGCCTGGGTGCCCTATTCCCGCTTCAAGGTTGGCGCGGCGATCCGCGCGACCTCTGGCAAGGTCTATGTCGGCTGCAACGTGGAGAACGTGGCCTATCCGGAAGGCACCTGCGCCGAGGCTGGGGCCATTGCCGCCATGGTGGCGGGGGGTGATACGCGTATTGCCGAGATATGGGTCATCGCCGACAGCCCCGAACCCGTGCCCTGCTGCGGCGGTTGCCGGCAGAAGATCGCGGAATTCGCCGATGCCGATGTGAAGGTCACGCTCTGCACCACCGACGGCAAGCAGAAAGTCATGACGGTGGCCGAGATCCTGCCGGGTGTCTTCACGGCCGCCCATATGGACCGGGCCTGA
- a CDS encoding cupin domain-containing protein, whose translation MTETRAEIRLPTNELRDDLPFYMKVLKMRLDMIYPADNPEVAVLSGHGLRLRIEKGAKEAPGTIRILTEDPDSFAEGKRELTAPNGTRIEIDELNPPLVLPATQHAFVVRRLADQAPWVIGRAGMMYRDLVPSRLGGAMIASHIRVPDGKVPDMVHFHKVGFQLIFCIKGWVDVLYEDQGGIRRLHAGDCFIQPPQIRHRVLESGEGIEVIEIGVPADHVTEIDHEMTLPTPDYRPDREWDGQRFVHDIGAKGAFQPFRLPGFVARDTSINANTKGVASVMVAKPDGGETRWTRHDGDILFTFVMSGSMVLEGEGKEPYRLSPGDAFVMPPGMATRYAEPSADLELLEVTLPGNPPTVVV comes from the coding sequence ATGACCGAGACCCGCGCCGAGATCCGGCTGCCCACCAACGAGTTGCGCGATGACCTGCCCTTCTACATGAAGGTGCTGAAGATGCGGCTGGACATGATCTATCCGGCCGACAACCCCGAAGTTGCGGTGCTGTCGGGCCATGGGCTGCGGCTGCGCATCGAGAAGGGGGCGAAGGAGGCGCCGGGGACGATCCGCATCCTGACCGAGGACCCCGACAGCTTTGCCGAGGGCAAGCGCGAATTGACCGCGCCGAACGGCACGCGCATCGAGATTGACGAGTTGAACCCGCCGCTGGTGCTGCCGGCCACGCAACATGCCTTCGTGGTGCGGCGTCTGGCCGACCAGGCGCCCTGGGTGATCGGCCGGGCCGGCATGATGTACCGCGACCTGGTGCCGTCGCGCCTGGGCGGCGCGATGATCGCCAGCCACATCCGCGTGCCGGACGGCAAGGTTCCGGACATGGTGCACTTCCACAAGGTCGGCTTCCAGCTGATCTTCTGCATCAAGGGCTGGGTCGATGTGCTGTACGAAGACCAGGGCGGCATCCGGCGGCTGCACGCCGGCGACTGCTTCATCCAGCCGCCGCAGATCCGGCACCGGGTGCTGGAATCCGGCGAGGGGATCGAAGTGATCGAGATCGGTGTGCCGGCCGATCATGTCACCGAGATTGACCACGAGATGACCCTGCCCACCCCGGATTACCGCCCCGACCGCGAGTGGGACGGCCAGCGCTTCGTGCATGACATCGGTGCGAAGGGCGCGTTCCAGCCCTTCCGGCTGCCGGGCTTCGTGGCCCGCGACACCTCGATCAACGCCAATACGAAGGGCGTGGCCTCGGTCATGGTGGCAAAGCCAGATGGTGGCGAGACGCGCTGGACCCGGCATGACGGCGACATCCTGTTCACCTTCGTGATGTCAGGCAGCATGGTGCTGGAAGGCGAGGGGAAGGAGCCCTATCGCCTGTCGCCCGGCGATGCCTTCGTCATGCCGCCGGGGATGGCCACCCGCTACGCCGAGCCTTCGGCCGACCTTGAACTGCTGGAGGTGACGCTGCCCGGGAACCCGCCAACGGTGGTCGTGTAG